In Brachypodium distachyon strain Bd21 chromosome 2, Brachypodium_distachyon_v3.0, whole genome shotgun sequence, one genomic interval encodes:
- the LOC100835835 gene encoding uncharacterized protein LOC100835835 isoform X2 produces MQSEQVKMRFGRCPYCRAMVYQDPKAVVYLCSKCRTPIRGKEPEPTDENEYALAQLEILSFDTMSVFSDELEPPSSDFDPTSRETVAASASSSSQFRPYGVIRTGPRSGDLDRDEEPGSGRRNGGSPMHNRVGELRPASRRTRRPSSADLDAPRPAEESEFDVPRTRSASCYQRRASPLSSQELEAAMDPAAAGLAGSPLTDPSFQQDLLQALENLRKLIVAVEEPFRASTGAPRFGSANASAPGHRQTASCNNDSAAQKVTRRDSRILRRLESQLAQALPTNSPRHSQDATTSSSSSSVSASASALSGSRRGASISAPASASASALSSSRRGASTSRNLLCRPILGGTPFVACEKCSELLQLPSALSVKKSAILQCGGCGEELAVKLPARGGPGSSASTDGPRKIFSAPQPAGFGADDAAAEEYMRASARSRLSGEQLRQGPDEGPLHRVLGYSSVSSVLRSRRYSDDL; encoded by the exons ATGCAGAGCGAGCAGGTGAAGATGCGGTTCGGGCGGTGCCCCTACTGCCGCGCCATGGTGTACCAGGACCCCAAGGCCGTCGTCTACCTCTGCAGCAAGTGCCGCACGCCCATCCGAG GCAAGGAGCCTGAGCCGACGGACGAGAACGAGTACGCGCTCGCGCAGCTCGAGATCCTCTCCTTCGACACCATGTCCGTCTTCTCCGACGAGCTCGAGCCGCCCAGCTCTGACTTCGACCCGACCAGTCGGGAGACGGTGGCCGCGtcagcgtcgtcgtcgtcgcagtTCAGGCCATACGGCGTGATCAGGACCGGCCCAAGGAGCGGCGATCTGGATCGAGACGAGGAACCGGGGTCTGGACGAAGAAACGGCGGCTCGCCGATGCACAACCGCGTGGGCGAGCTCcggccggcgtcgcggcggacCAGGCGGCCGTCGAGCGCCGACCTGGACGCGCCCAGGCCGGCCGAGGAATCCGAGTTCGACGTGCCGAGGACGAGATCGGCTTCGTGTTACCAGCGCCGGGCGTCGCCGCTGAGCTCGCAAGAACTCGAGGCGGCCATGGACCCTGCCGCCGCTGGTCTTGCGGGGTCGCCGCTGACCGACCCGTCGTTCCAGCAGGACCTCCTGCAGGCGCTGGAGAACCTCCGGAAGCTcatcgtcgccgtcgaggagcCGTTCAGAGCCAGCACCGGCGCGCCCCGGTTCGGCAGTGCCAATGCCAGTGCGCCTGGGCACCGGCAGACCGCGTCTTGCAACAACGACAGCGCCGCGCAGAAGGTGACACGGCGCGACTCCCGCATCCTGCGCCGTCTCGAGTCGCAGCTCGCGCAGGCATTGCCCACCAACAGCCCGCGCCACAGCCAGGACGCCaccacttcctcctcctcctcgtcagtgtcggcgtcggcatcggcatTGTCAGGCAGCAGGCGAGGGGCGTCGAtatcggcgccggcgtcggcatcGGCGTCGGCATTGTCAAGCAGCAGGCGCGGGGCGTCGACATCGAGGAACCTGCTCTGCCGGCCGATACTAGGCGGCACGCCGTTCGTCGCCTGCGAAAAGTGCTCGGAACTGCTGCAGCTGCCGTCCGCGCTGTCCGTGAAAAAATCCGCCATCCTGCagtgcggcggctgcggggAGGAGCTGGCAGTGAAGCTGCCGGCGAGGGGCGGCCCTGGCTCCTCGGCCTCGACGGACGGGCCGAGGAAGATATTCTCGGCGCCGCAGCCTGCTGGTTTTGGCGCGGACGatgccgcggcggaggagtaCATGCGCGCGAGTGCCAGGAGCCGTTTGAGCGGCGAGCAGCTGCGGCAGGGGCCCGATGAGGGGCCGCTCCACCGCGTCCTCGGGTACAGCTCCGTCAGCTCCGTGCTACGGAGCCGGCGCTACAGCGATGACCTCTGA
- the LOC100838161 gene encoding ubiquitin-conjugating enzyme E2-17 kDa isoform X2, producing the protein MASKRILKELKDLQKDPPTSCSAGPAGEDMFHWQATIMGPPDSPYAGGVFLVNIHFPPDYPFKPPKVSFKTKVFHPNINSNGSICLDILKEQWSPALTISKVLLSICSLLTDPNPDDPLVPEIAHMYKTDRSKYETTARSWTQKYAMG; encoded by the exons ATGGCTTCAAAACGTATCCTCAAGGAACTAAAGGACCTGCAGAAAGATCCTCCGACATCATGCAGTGCAG GTCCTGCTGGTGAGGATATGTTCCATTGGCAGGCAACCATTATGGGACCCCCTGATAGTCCCTATGCTGGAGGTGTTTTCTTAGTGAATATCCATTTCCCACCGGACTACCCCTTCAAGCCTCCAAAG GTGTCTTTCAAGACAAAAGTCTTCCATCCGAACATCAATAGCAATGGAAGCATATGCCTCGACATTCTCAAGGAGCAATGGAGTCCTGCTTTGACAATCTCTAAG GTTTTGCTTTCAATCTGCTCCCTGCTTACCGATCCCAACCCAGACGACCCTCTTGTCCCTGAGATCGCCCACATGTACAAGACGgatcggtccaagtacgagacAACAGCCCGCAGCTGGACGCAGAAGTATGCCATGGGATGA
- the LOC100835835 gene encoding uncharacterized protein LOC100835835 isoform X1 → MYYSEHSAIKRSLPAAGEGTNTIKPGKHMQSEQVKMRFGRCPYCRAMVYQDPKAVVYLCSKCRTPIRGKEPEPTDENEYALAQLEILSFDTMSVFSDELEPPSSDFDPTSRETVAASASSSSQFRPYGVIRTGPRSGDLDRDEEPGSGRRNGGSPMHNRVGELRPASRRTRRPSSADLDAPRPAEESEFDVPRTRSASCYQRRASPLSSQELEAAMDPAAAGLAGSPLTDPSFQQDLLQALENLRKLIVAVEEPFRASTGAPRFGSANASAPGHRQTASCNNDSAAQKVTRRDSRILRRLESQLAQALPTNSPRHSQDATTSSSSSSVSASASALSGSRRGASISAPASASASALSSSRRGASTSRNLLCRPILGGTPFVACEKCSELLQLPSALSVKKSAILQCGGCGEELAVKLPARGGPGSSASTDGPRKIFSAPQPAGFGADDAAAEEYMRASARSRLSGEQLRQGPDEGPLHRVLGYSSVSSVLRSRRYSDDL, encoded by the exons ATGTATTACTCGGAACATTCAGCAATCAAACGCTCTCTCCCTGCAGCTGGCGAGGGGACGAATACGATCAAGCCAGGCAAGCATATGCAGAGCGAGCAGGTGAAGATGCGGTTCGGGCGGTGCCCCTACTGCCGCGCCATGGTGTACCAGGACCCCAAGGCCGTCGTCTACCTCTGCAGCAAGTGCCGCACGCCCATCCGAG GCAAGGAGCCTGAGCCGACGGACGAGAACGAGTACGCGCTCGCGCAGCTCGAGATCCTCTCCTTCGACACCATGTCCGTCTTCTCCGACGAGCTCGAGCCGCCCAGCTCTGACTTCGACCCGACCAGTCGGGAGACGGTGGCCGCGtcagcgtcgtcgtcgtcgcagtTCAGGCCATACGGCGTGATCAGGACCGGCCCAAGGAGCGGCGATCTGGATCGAGACGAGGAACCGGGGTCTGGACGAAGAAACGGCGGCTCGCCGATGCACAACCGCGTGGGCGAGCTCcggccggcgtcgcggcggacCAGGCGGCCGTCGAGCGCCGACCTGGACGCGCCCAGGCCGGCCGAGGAATCCGAGTTCGACGTGCCGAGGACGAGATCGGCTTCGTGTTACCAGCGCCGGGCGTCGCCGCTGAGCTCGCAAGAACTCGAGGCGGCCATGGACCCTGCCGCCGCTGGTCTTGCGGGGTCGCCGCTGACCGACCCGTCGTTCCAGCAGGACCTCCTGCAGGCGCTGGAGAACCTCCGGAAGCTcatcgtcgccgtcgaggagcCGTTCAGAGCCAGCACCGGCGCGCCCCGGTTCGGCAGTGCCAATGCCAGTGCGCCTGGGCACCGGCAGACCGCGTCTTGCAACAACGACAGCGCCGCGCAGAAGGTGACACGGCGCGACTCCCGCATCCTGCGCCGTCTCGAGTCGCAGCTCGCGCAGGCATTGCCCACCAACAGCCCGCGCCACAGCCAGGACGCCaccacttcctcctcctcctcgtcagtgtcggcgtcggcatcggcatTGTCAGGCAGCAGGCGAGGGGCGTCGAtatcggcgccggcgtcggcatcGGCGTCGGCATTGTCAAGCAGCAGGCGCGGGGCGTCGACATCGAGGAACCTGCTCTGCCGGCCGATACTAGGCGGCACGCCGTTCGTCGCCTGCGAAAAGTGCTCGGAACTGCTGCAGCTGCCGTCCGCGCTGTCCGTGAAAAAATCCGCCATCCTGCagtgcggcggctgcggggAGGAGCTGGCAGTGAAGCTGCCGGCGAGGGGCGGCCCTGGCTCCTCGGCCTCGACGGACGGGCCGAGGAAGATATTCTCGGCGCCGCAGCCTGCTGGTTTTGGCGCGGACGatgccgcggcggaggagtaCATGCGCGCGAGTGCCAGGAGCCGTTTGAGCGGCGAGCAGCTGCGGCAGGGGCCCGATGAGGGGCCGCTCCACCGCGTCCTCGGGTACAGCTCCGTCAGCTCCGTGCTACGGAGCCGGCGCTACAGCGATGACCTCTGA
- the LOC100838161 gene encoding ubiquitin-conjugating enzyme E2-17 kDa isoform X1: MQSKQELIMASKRILKELKDLQKDPPTSCSAGPAGEDMFHWQATIMGPPDSPYAGGVFLVNIHFPPDYPFKPPKVSFKTKVFHPNINSNGSICLDILKEQWSPALTISKVLLSICSLLTDPNPDDPLVPEIAHMYKTDRSKYETTARSWTQKYAMG; encoded by the exons ATGCAATCAAAGCAGGAGCTTATCATGGCTTCAAAACGTATCCTCAAGGAACTAAAGGACCTGCAGAAAGATCCTCCGACATCATGCAGTGCAG GTCCTGCTGGTGAGGATATGTTCCATTGGCAGGCAACCATTATGGGACCCCCTGATAGTCCCTATGCTGGAGGTGTTTTCTTAGTGAATATCCATTTCCCACCGGACTACCCCTTCAAGCCTCCAAAG GTGTCTTTCAAGACAAAAGTCTTCCATCCGAACATCAATAGCAATGGAAGCATATGCCTCGACATTCTCAAGGAGCAATGGAGTCCTGCTTTGACAATCTCTAAG GTTTTGCTTTCAATCTGCTCCCTGCTTACCGATCCCAACCCAGACGACCCTCTTGTCCCTGAGATCGCCCACATGTACAAGACGgatcggtccaagtacgagacAACAGCCCGCAGCTGGACGCAGAAGTATGCCATGGGATGA